A genomic segment from Gopherus evgoodei ecotype Sinaloan lineage unplaced genomic scaffold, rGopEvg1_v1.p scaffold_33_arrow_ctg1, whole genome shotgun sequence encodes:
- the LOC115641101 gene encoding olfactory receptor 2AP1-like: MADRHWENQTTIKEFILLGFGDLPDLQILFFLMFQVIYMATVAGNTLIVVLIVADQHLHTPMYFFLGNLSCLETCYTSTILPRLLASLLTGDKTISVSGCFTQLYFCGSLACTECYLLAAMSYDRYLAICKPLHYSVLMNIRFCLQLAAGSWLNGCLAVIILVSFLSQLLFCGPKEIDHFYCDGIPLMELSCSDTHQVIWLDFIIACVFTLPPFLLTLTSYTCIISTILRIPSTTGRQKAFSTCSSHLIVVTIFYGSIMIVYLLPKHDTLRDLNKVLSLCYTVLTPLVNPLIYSLRNREVKEALCKAINKYLAFTKTCRDSKRIT, translated from the coding sequence ATGGCAGACAGACACTGGGAAAACCAAACAACCATCaaagaattcatcctcctgggattcggGGATCTCCCTGACCTGCAAATTCTTTTCTTCTTGATGTTCCAAGTGATCTACATGGCAACTGTGGCCGGGAACACCCTCATCGTGGTGCTCATTGTGGCTGACCAGCACCTTcatacccccatgtacttcttcttgGGCAACTTGTCCTgcctggagacctgctacacctcaacCATCCTGCCCAGGTTGCTGGCgagtctcctgactggggacaaaaCCATCTCAGTCAGTGGCTGCTTCACACAACTGTATTTCTGTGGTTCTCTGGCATGTACAGAATGCTATCTCCTAGCAgcaatgtcttatgatcggtatttagcgatatgTAAACCCCTGCACTATTCAGTTCTTATGAATATCAGGTTTTGTCTCCAGTTGGCTGCTGGGTCATGGTTAAATGGTTGTTTGGCTGTAATTATCTTAGTCTCATTCCTATCACAGTTATTATTCTGTGGCCCAAAGGAAATTGACCATTTTTATTGTGATGGTATCCCACTGATGGAACTTTCCTGCAGTGACACACACCAGGTCATATGGCTGGATTTCATAATAGCCTGTGTATTCACCCTGCCTCCATTCCTACTAACCCTGACATCCTACACGTGCATCATCTctaccatcctgagaatcccttccaccactgggagacaaaaggccttttccacctgctcctctcatctgattgtggtgacaattttctatggatCCATAATGATTGTGTACCTGCTACCAAAACATGATACACTGAGAGACCTGAACAAAGTGCTCTCCCTTTgctacacagtcctgactcccctggtaaaccccctcatctacagcctgagaaacagagaggtcaaggaagcCTTGTGCAAAGCAATCAATAAATATTTGGCTTTCACCAAAACATGCAGAGACTCCAAGAGAATAACTTAG